One stretch of Malus domestica chromosome 14, GDT2T_hap1 DNA includes these proteins:
- the LOC103454407 gene encoding calcium-dependent protein kinase 32-like → MGNCCVTPQTGSPLKDKKNRKNPFAINYVAGHGNGGSKLSVLKDPTGVEIEQRYELGRELGRGEFGITYLCTDKDSGETFACKSISKKKLKTAVDIEDVRREVEIMKHLPKHPNIVTLKDTYEDDHAVHLVMELCEGGELFDRIVSRGHYTERAAAAVTKTIVEVVQMCHKHGVMHRDLKPENFLFGNKKETAPLKAIDFGLSVFFKPGEVFSEIVGSPYYMAPEVLKRNYGPEVDVWSAGVILYILLCGVPPFWAETEQGVAQAIIRSVVDFKRDPWPMVSDNAKDLVKKMLNPDPKRRLTAQEVLDHPWLQNAKKAPNVSLGETVRSRLKQFSIMNKLKKSALKVIAEFLSMEEVAGIQEGFKLMDINNKGKINIDELRVGLHKLGHQIPDGDLHIMMEAGDVDNDGYLDYGEFVAISVHLRRMGNDEEHLRKAFEFFDQNQSGYIEIEELRNALRNEVDDNIEDVINAIIFDVDTDKDGRISYEEFAAMMKAGTDWRKASRQYSRDRFNSLSLKLIRDGSLEGKSEST, encoded by the exons ATGGGTAATTGCTGTGTGACCCCCCAGACGGGTTCGCCGTTGAAGGACAAGAAGAACAGGAAGAATCCATTTGCGATTAACTACGTTGCCGGCCATGGAAATGGTGGCTCCAAGCTCTCTGTGCTGAAAGACCCAACTGGCGTTGAAATCGAGCAGAGATACGAACTGGGTAGGGAGCTCGGCCGCGGAGAGTTCGGAATTACCTACCTTTGCACCGATAAGGACTCCGGCGAGACGTTTGCATGTAAATCGATTTCGAAGAAGAAGCTGAAGACAGCTGTGGATATAGAGGATGTGAGGAGAGAAGTTGAGATCATGAAGCATTTGCCTAAGCATCCCAACATAGTGACCTTGAAAGACACCTATGAGGATGACCATGCTGTCCATCTTGTTATGGAGCTCTGTGAGGGTGGTGAGCTCTTCGATCGAATCGTGTCCAGAGGCCACTACACAGAGCGTGCGGCTGCCGCCGTCACGAAGACGATTGTTGAAGTTGTTCAG ATGTGCCACAAGCACGGTGTGATGCATCGGGATCTCAAACCCGAGAACTTTTTATTTGGAAACAAGAAGGAAACAGCACCTTTAAAGGCAATTGATTTTGGGTTGTCCGTGTTCTTTAAACCTG GTGAAGTATTTAGTGAAATTGTTGGAAGTCCCTATTACATGGCTCCTGAGGTGCTTAAACGCAACTATGGTCCTGAAGTTGATGTGTGGAGTGCTGGAGTTATACTATATATCTTACTTTGTGGCGTTCCACCATTTTGGGCAG AAACTGAACAAGGAGTTGCACAAGCAATTATCCGGTCTGTTGTAGATTTTAAGAGGGACCCCTGGCCTATGGTTTCTGATAATGCGAAAGACCTTGTGAAGAAGATGCTTAATCCTGATCCAAAGCGGAGGCTTACAGCTCAAGAAGTTCTAG ATCATCCTTGGTTGCAAAATGCAAAGAAAGCTCCAAATGTTTCTTTAGGTGAAACTGTTCGGTCAAGGCTCAAGCAATTCTCTATCATGAACAAGCTCAAGAAAAGTGCTCTCAAG GTTATAGCTGAGTTTTTGTCGATGGAAGAAGTTGCTGGCATACAGGAAGGATTTAAGCTCATGGATATTAACAACAAGGGCAAGATTAACATTGACGAGCTAAGAGTTGGTTTGCATAAACTTGGCCATCAGATTCCTGATGGGGATCTTCATATTATGATGGAAGCT GGTGATGTAGATAACGATGGATATCTGGACTATGGAGAATTTGTAGCCATCTCCGTTCACCTAAGAAGGATGGGCAATGATGAGGAGCACCTTCGCAAAGCATTTGAATTCTTCGACCAAAACCAGAGTGGGTAtattgaaattgaagagttgcgAAATGCCTTGAGAAATGAAGTTGATGACAACATTGAAGATGTAATCAATGCCATTATTTTTGACGTAGATACAGACAAG GATGGACGAATAAGTTATGAGGAGTTTGCCGCAATGATGAAGGCCGGGACAGATTGGAGGAAAGCATCAAGGCAGTATTCGCGAGACCGGTTCAATAGTctcagtttgaaattgataagGGATGGATCGTTGGAAGGTAAATCGGAGAGTACGTAA
- the LOC139191138 gene encoding vesicle transport v-SNARE 12-like, translating into MADKAWQRESVAKLHPSVKAVLLAKLREYKSDLNKLKREIKRVASPDATQAACDELLEAGMVDTHAVSSDQRERMAMSVERLTESSDRITQSRQSYSKLSLAASSFFSSVFNSQIEIAASSDTDIAS; encoded by the exons atggcagacaaggCCTGGCAACGTGAAAGTGTCGCGAAGTTGCAC CCAAGCGTGAAGGCGGTGCTTCTTGCCAAGCTAAGGGAATATAAATCTGATCTCAATAAGTTGAAAAGGGAAATCAAGAGAGTTGCATCACCTGATGCCACTCAGGCTGCTTGCGATGAACTGCTGGAGGCAGGAATGGTTGATACGCATGCGGTTTCTTCTGATCAAAGAGAGAGAATGGCAATGTCTGTTGAGAGATTAACTGAATCAAGTGATAGAATCACACAGAGCCGTCAATCTTACTCCAAACTCAGCCTCGCCGCAAGCAGTTTCTTTTCCTCAGTTTTCAACAGCCAAATAGAGATCGCTGCTTCTTCAGACACTGACATCGCTTCGTAA
- the LOC103424353 gene encoding putative elongation factor TypA-like SVR3, chloroplastic: MEMATCSFHSSSFTLPNPNTNNPRITTLCSKQLFGFTLPSSSTAKTTTLKLRSRNSNRFSAHPPIKCSVSEATEAAAIETERRSKLMRRADIRNIAIVAHVDHGKTTLVDAMLRQSKVFRDNQFVQERIMDSNDLERERGITILSKNTSITYKDSKINIIDTPGHSDFGGEVERILNMVEGILLVVDSVEGPMPQTRFVLKKALEFGHAVVVVVNKIDRPSARPDFVINSTFELFIELNATDEQCDFQAIYASGIKGKAGLSADKLADDLGPLFEAIMRCIPGPAIDKDGALQMLVTNIEYDEHKGRIAIGRLHAGVLKKGMDVKVCTSEDACRVARVSELFVYEKFSRVPAESVEAGDICAVCGINDIQIGETIACKIAGTPLPAIRVEEPTVKMAFAINTSPFVGREGKYVTSRNLRDRLSRELERNLAMKVEDGETADTFIVSGRGTLHITILIENMRREGYEFMVGPPKVINKRVNDKLLEPYEIATVEVPEEHMGPVVELLGKRRGQMFDMQGVGSEGTTFLKYKIPTRGLLGLRNAILTASRGTAILNTIFDSYGPWAGDMSTRDQGSLVAFEGGTSTSYAISSSQERGQLFIGPGVEVYKGQIVGIHQRPGDLSLNVCKKKAATNIRSNKEQTVILDTPLDYSLDDCIEYIQEDELVEVTPASIRMCKNPKFSKKSNR; encoded by the exons ATGGAGATGGCAACCTGCAGCTTCCACAGCTCCTCCTTCACCCTTCCAAACCCTAACACCAACAACCCTAGAATTACTACCCTTTGCTCCAAGCAACTCTTCGGCTTCACCTTGCCTTCTTCCTCAACCGCCAAAACCACCACACTCAAACTCCGCTCCCGGAACTCGAATCGCTTCTCCGCTCACCCGCCAATCAAATGCTCCGTCTCCGAAGCCACCGAAGCCGCAGCCATCGAAACAG AGAGGAGGAGTAAATTGATGAGGAGAGCTGACATAAGGAACATAGCAATCGTAGCGCATGTTGACCACGGAAAAACAACTTTGGTTGATGCAATGTTGAGGCAATCAAAG GTCTTTCGTGATAACCAATTTGTACAGGAAAGGATAATGGACTCGAATGATCTAGAGCGTGAAAGGGGAATTACTATACTAAGCAAAAATACCTCCATTACTTATAAAGACTCAAAGATTAATATAATTGATACTCCTGGACATTCTGACTTTGGAGGCGAAGTCGAACGCATCCTTAATATGGTGGAAGGCATTCTTCTAGTG GTAGATTCTGTCGAGGGCCCAATGCCACAAACAAGATTTGTTTTGAAGAAGGCTCTAGAATTTGGCCATgcagttgttgttgttgttaataAGATTGATAGGCCTTCAGCTCGTCCCGATTTTGTCATCAATTCCACTTTTGAACTATTTATCGAACTAAATGCGACTGATGAACAG TGTGATTTCCAAGCAATATATGCTAGTGGTATTAAAGGAAAGGCTGGGTTGTCAGCTGATAAATTGGCAGATGATCTTGGGCCCCTTTTCGAGGCCATAATGAGATGCATACCTGGGCCTGCTATTGACAAAGATGGTGCACTTCAAATGCTT GTTACAAATATCGAGTATGATGAACATAAAGGACGAATAGCTATTGGACGTTTGCATGCTGGGGTTCTGAAGAAAGGGATGGATGTGAAG GTATGCACCTCAGAAGATGCATGTCGAGTTGCAAGAGTTAGTGAGCTTTTTGTGTATGAGAAATTTAGTAGGGTTCCTGCAGAAAGTGTGGAGGCTGGTGATATATGTGCTGTTTGTGGAATCAATGATATTCAG ATTGGCGAGACAATTGCTTGTAAGATCGCTGGGACACCACTACCTGCCATTAGGGTTGAGGAACCAACAGTGAAAATGGCTTTTGCCATAAACACTTCACCGTTTGTTGGACGTGAG GGAAAGTATGTTACCAGTAGGAACTTACGCGATCGTCTTTCTCGTGAGCTTGAGCGTAACTTGGCTATGAAGGTTGAAGATGGCGAAACAGCAGACACCTTCATTGTTAGTGGACGGGGTACTTTACATATTACAATATTGATCGAGAACAT GCGAAGAGAAGGATATGAATTCATGGTGGGACCTCCCAAAGTTATTAACAAAAGGGTGAATGACAAATTGCTAGAACCATATGAG ATCGCCACTGTGGAGGTGCCAGAAGAACACATGGGCCCTGTTGTTGAGCTTCTTGGCAAAAGGAGGGGGCAGATGTTTGATATGCAAGGAGTTGG GTCTGAAGGCACAACCTTCCTCAAATATAAAATTCCAACTCGTGGCCTTCTTGGTTTGCGAAATGCAATTTTAACAGCTTCTCGTGGCACTGCAATTCTCAACACAATATTTGATAGCTACGGTCCTTGGGCTGGTGATATGAGTACCCGGGATCAGGGTTCACTG GTTGCCTTTGAGGGTGGAACGAGTACTTCTTATGCCATTTCTAGTTCACAGGAGAGGGGGCAGTTGTTTATTGGTCCCGGGGTGGAAGTTTATAAAGGTCAGATAGTCGGCATCCATCAGCGGCCTGGGGACTTGTCCCTTAATGTGTGTAAGAAGAAGGCAGCAACAAATATCCGTTCCAACAAAGAACAAACTG TGATTCTTGACACCCCATTGGATTACAGTCTGGATGACTGCATTGAGTATATTCAAGAGGATGAATTGGTGGAGGTAACTCCTGCGAGTATCCGAATGTGCAAGAACCCAAAGTTTTCAAAGAAATCAAACAGGTAG